A section of the Sebastes fasciatus isolate fSebFas1 chromosome 21, fSebFas1.pri, whole genome shotgun sequence genome encodes:
- the LOC141759892 gene encoding receptor activity-modifying protein 3, which translates to MDTNALAVLKLFVVGILVNAWMARGLSATDSFNVEPTPPRPRKPCNESRLHWEVEVCGEEFKRNMGHIDGQYWCNLTHIISEYHLFTECTETKSTLVSCYWPNPLVEGYIIRIHKHFFSNCTNNEPVWVDPPDDTLTILILIPVFLTLAMIALVVWCSKRSDILA; encoded by the exons TCAATGCCTGGATGGCGAGAGGGTTGTCAG CCACCGACAGCTTCAACGTAGAGCCCACGCCCCCCCGGCCGAGGAAACCCTGCAATGAGTCCCGTCTGCATTGGGAGGTGGAGGTCTGTGGAGAGGAATTCAAGCGGAACATGGGTCACATAGATGGACAGTACTGGTGTAACCTCACACACATCATCAG TGAGTACCACCTCTTCACCGAGTGCACGGAGACAAAGTCCACCCTCGTCAGCTGCTACTGGCCCAATCCGCTGGTGGAGGGCTACATCATCCGCATACACAAGCACTTTTTCTCCAACTGCACCAACAATGAGCCGGTATGGGTGGACCCGCCGGACGACACGCTaaccatcctcatcctcatccctGTTTTCCTCACGTTGGCAATGATCGCCCTGGTGGTCTGGTGCAGCAAGAGGAGTGACATCCTGGCttag